A genomic stretch from Actinomycetota bacterium includes:
- the ftsZ gene encoding cell division protein FtsZ, protein MPETATNYLAVIKVVGVGGGGTNAINRMIDAGLKGVEFVAINTDAQALLMSDADVKVYIGGNITRGLGAGSNPEVGEQAALENKEAVSESIKGADMVFITAGKGGGTGTGASPIVAEIAKEQGALTIGVVTRPFSFEGRKRAQQAEAGIEKLKDKVDTLIIIPNDRLLEVAEQKTSILNAFRMADDILRQGVQGITDLITVPGLINLDFADVRTIMSNAGSALMGIGVGTGENRASEAARAAISSPLLEASIEGAKGILLNISGGTDLGLFEVNEAAEIIASVADPDANIIFGAVIDDSLGDELKVTVIATGFEFGTIPQQPGRRPTRTEAPPEKTMVFESEELDIPVFLRNK, encoded by the coding sequence ATGCCGGAGACCGCAACCAATTACCTGGCGGTAATCAAGGTGGTCGGTGTGGGGGGTGGCGGGACCAACGCCATCAACCGCATGATCGATGCCGGGCTCAAGGGAGTGGAGTTCGTGGCAATCAACACCGACGCACAAGCCCTCCTCATGTCCGACGCCGATGTCAAGGTGTATATCGGCGGCAACATCACCCGCGGGTTGGGGGCAGGCTCCAACCCGGAGGTCGGTGAGCAAGCGGCGCTGGAGAACAAAGAGGCGGTGTCGGAGTCCATCAAGGGCGCGGACATGGTCTTCATCACCGCGGGTAAGGGGGGCGGCACCGGGACGGGGGCATCTCCCATCGTAGCGGAGATCGCCAAGGAACAGGGAGCCCTGACCATCGGCGTGGTGACCCGCCCGTTCTCATTCGAGGGCCGCAAGAGGGCACAGCAGGCGGAGGCGGGGATTGAAAAACTCAAGGACAAGGTGGACACGCTGATCATCATCCCCAACGACCGTCTCCTGGAGGTCGCGGAGCAGAAGACCTCGATCCTCAACGCCTTCCGTATGGCCGACGACATCCTGCGCCAGGGCGTGCAGGGCATCACCGACCTCATCACCGTGCCGGGTCTGATCAACCTGGACTTCGCTGACGTAAGGACGATCATGTCCAACGCGGGTTCGGCGCTCATGGGCATCGGCGTGGGCACCGGAGAGAACCGCGCCTCGGAGGCGGCCCGCGCGGCCATCTCGAGCCCGCTGCTCGAGGCCTCCATCGAGGGGGCCAAGGGGATCCTGCTCAACATCTCGGGCGGGACGGACCTGGGCCTCTTCGAGGTCAACGAGGCGGCGGAGATCATCGCCAGCGTTGCGGACCCCGACGCGAACATCATCTTCGGCGCGGTGATCGACGATTCGCTGGGTGATGAGCTCAAGGTGACGGTGATCGCCACCGGGTTCGAGTTCGGCACCATCCCGCAACAGCCGGGACGCCGGCCCACGAGGACGGAGGCACCACCCGAGAAGACCATGGTCTTCGAGTCCGAGGAGCTGGACATCCCGGTATTCCTGCGCAACAAGTAG
- a CDS encoding TIGR03960 family B12-binding radical SAM protein codes for MIRETEGFLGEELAGVTRPGRYLGIEVNAYRKPFGSAAVTCALVYPDAYEIGMSHLGLSILYEEINEREDAMADRAYLPWVDMQEAMERRGAVLYGLESRVPLAEFDILGITLQHELTFANVVRVLGLAGMAALAAERGEDAPLVVGGGPGAYNPEPVAGLFDIIVLGEGEEIIHELIDLVKDWKKKGGGSREGLVRECAALPGVYVPSLYNVSYLASGEIAAVEPVPGAPFPVRKRLLADLASRRLPRRPVIPLVEPVHDRCSLEVFRGCTRGCRFCQAGMVYRPVRERPEEMLYDWAWELVRNTGCDEISLSSLNSADYSRILALAKRLSDEMERKHVAVSLPSLRTDTFSVELAARLRRVKRTGLTFAPEAASPRLRASMNKGVSDEDLLAAVAAAYREGWRKVKLYFMVGLPGESEDDVEEICVLVRRIMREGDGGGPARGLRLAVSVSTFVPKAHTPLQWARQMSLPEIARRHFLLRDGLHIKGVTLRWHMREMSYLEGVLARGDRRLLPAVMAASREGCLDSWSEFFSWERWQRAMAASGVDAAWYTERERPRSEVLPWDHLHAGVDRDFLWEEYEKARRGEETPDCRTAECGDCGACSEPGTRVRLAGGE; via the coding sequence TTGATAAGGGAGACGGAAGGTTTCCTCGGGGAGGAGCTGGCGGGGGTCACCCGCCCGGGACGATATCTGGGAATCGAGGTGAACGCCTACCGCAAGCCGTTCGGCAGCGCCGCGGTCACGTGCGCCCTCGTCTATCCGGACGCCTACGAGATAGGCATGTCCCATCTCGGGCTCTCCATCCTATACGAGGAGATCAATGAGAGGGAAGACGCCATGGCGGACCGCGCCTACCTCCCCTGGGTGGACATGCAGGAGGCCATGGAGCGCCGGGGCGCCGTGCTATACGGGCTCGAGAGCCGCGTCCCCCTGGCGGAGTTCGACATCCTGGGCATCACCCTCCAGCACGAGCTGACCTTCGCCAACGTGGTCAGGGTCCTTGGCCTGGCGGGTATGGCCGCGCTCGCGGCGGAGCGCGGCGAAGACGCCCCCCTGGTGGTGGGGGGAGGACCGGGGGCCTATAACCCTGAGCCCGTGGCGGGACTCTTCGACATCATCGTGCTCGGCGAGGGAGAGGAGATCATCCACGAGCTCATAGACCTCGTGAAGGACTGGAAGAAAAAGGGTGGGGGAAGCCGAGAGGGACTGGTGCGGGAGTGCGCCGCCTTACCCGGCGTCTATGTTCCTTCCCTCTACAACGTGAGCTACCTGGCGAGCGGCGAGATCGCCGCGGTGGAGCCCGTACCCGGCGCGCCCTTTCCCGTGCGCAAGCGCCTGCTCGCGGACCTCGCATCCAGGCGTCTGCCCAGGCGCCCGGTGATCCCGCTGGTGGAGCCGGTGCACGACCGCTGCAGCCTGGAGGTGTTCCGGGGATGCACGCGGGGATGCCGGTTCTGCCAGGCTGGGATGGTCTACCGTCCGGTGCGCGAGAGACCGGAGGAGATGCTCTACGACTGGGCCTGGGAGCTGGTGCGCAACACTGGCTGTGACGAGATCTCTCTCTCCTCGCTCAACAGCGCCGACTACAGCCGCATCCTCGCCCTGGCCAAGCGGCTCTCCGACGAGATGGAGAGGAAGCACGTTGCCGTCTCGTTGCCCTCACTGCGTACGGACACCTTCTCGGTGGAGCTGGCGGCGCGGCTCAGGCGCGTCAAGCGCACCGGGCTCACCTTCGCCCCGGAGGCCGCCTCGCCCCGCCTGCGCGCGAGCATGAACAAGGGGGTCTCGGATGAGGACCTGCTGGCGGCGGTCGCCGCCGCGTACCGCGAGGGATGGAGGAAGGTCAAACTCTACTTCATGGTGGGTCTCCCGGGGGAGAGCGAAGATGACGTGGAAGAGATCTGTGTCCTGGTGAGGCGCATCATGCGCGAGGGGGACGGTGGGGGACCGGCCCGGGGCCTGCGCCTGGCGGTGAGCGTCTCCACTTTCGTCCCCAAGGCGCATACACCGCTGCAGTGGGCGCGCCAGATGTCGCTGCCCGAGATAGCCCGCCGCCACTTCCTGCTCAGAGATGGACTGCACATAAAAGGGGTCACCCTGAGGTGGCACATGCGGGAGATGAGCTACCTGGAGGGGGTACTGGCGCGGGGCGACCGCAGGCTCCTGCCGGCGGTGATGGCCGCTTCGCGCGAAGGGTGCCTGGACAGCTGGAGCGAGTTCTTCTCGTGGGAGCGCTGGCAGAGGGCCATGGCCGCGTCCGGGGTAGACGCGGCCTGGTACACGGAGAGGGAGCGCCCGCGCTCCGAAGTACTGCCGTGGGACCACCTGCATGCCGGGGTGGACAGGGATTTCCTCTGGGAAGAGTACGAGAAGGCCCGCCGGGGAGAGGAGACGCCCGACTGCCGCACGGCGGAATGCGGCGACTGCGGGGCCTGCTCCGAACCGGGAACACGAGTACGTCTGGCGGGGGGTGAGTGA
- a CDS encoding FtsQ-type POTRA domain-containing protein has protein sequence MSDKVERTRGARVRASRAKSRVEARKKSRAASRAPGRTGRGGGRKSAEKAVAVEAPAGQETAPRSKSERRREVPPARTHDRARKNPTATSPETGRGKRREKKSRHREPASAAGMTAVAPGTGAEEAVAVRPQATGMLDRPRGHGGSAARTAFLGAVLVASLAALLWVYTGTGVLNIKVVEFEGNGKLQPDYLRALSGINGDTHLLKMDVGAVESALLSEPYIARADITRHFPNSVKIKIVERRPSGYVLQNGRYALIDQEGMVLESVEAVPPGLVEIRDLTLPLLLPGHELSGIEFASVTSLIGSLPQALRDRTAAVGIGGGGGMYIVADGTTVIYGDAEDFARKNTIALMALSVLVQRYGAIEYLDVSYPEHPVIKPLGNT, from the coding sequence ATGAGTGACAAGGTGGAGAGGACACGGGGCGCCAGGGTCAGGGCTTCACGCGCCAAGTCGCGGGTGGAGGCGAGGAAGAAGTCGAGGGCGGCATCCCGCGCCCCAGGGCGTACCGGGCGCGGCGGTGGACGCAAGTCGGCGGAGAAGGCGGTCGCGGTGGAGGCGCCGGCCGGGCAGGAGACTGCGCCGCGTTCCAAAAGCGAACGGCGGCGGGAAGTACCGCCGGCACGCACGCACGACAGAGCGCGGAAAAACCCGACGGCCACATCTCCCGAGACCGGACGCGGGAAGCGTAGGGAAAAGAAGAGCAGGCACAGGGAGCCCGCTTCCGCGGCCGGGATGACCGCGGTTGCTCCGGGCACGGGAGCGGAAGAGGCCGTTGCGGTCCGACCACAGGCAACAGGGATGCTAGACCGCCCCCGGGGACATGGAGGCAGCGCGGCAAGGACCGCATTCCTGGGAGCGGTGCTGGTGGCCTCCCTGGCTGCCCTGCTCTGGGTCTACACCGGGACCGGGGTGCTCAATATAAAGGTGGTCGAGTTCGAGGGCAACGGGAAACTACAGCCCGATTACCTGCGCGCCCTCAGCGGTATCAACGGCGATACCCATCTGCTCAAGATGGACGTAGGGGCCGTGGAGAGCGCGCTCCTCTCCGAGCCATATATCGCCAGGGCGGATATCACCCGGCACTTTCCCAACAGCGTGAAGATAAAGATCGTGGAACGGCGCCCCAGCGGGTATGTCCTCCAGAACGGCAGGTATGCCCTCATCGACCAGGAAGGGATGGTCCTGGAGAGCGTGGAAGCCGTGCCGCCGGGCCTTGTTGAGATAAGAGACCTCACGCTTCCGTTGCTGCTGCCTGGCCACGAGTTGAGCGGCATCGAGTTCGCATCGGTCACCTCGCTCATCGGCAGCCTGCCCCAGGCGCTACGGGACAGGACCGCGGCGGTGGGGATAGGCGGGGGCGGCGGGATGTATATCGTTGCGGACGGGACCACCGTGATCTATGGCGATGCCGAGGACTTTGCCCGTAAGAACACCATCGCCCTCATGGCCTTGAGCGTGCTGGTGCAGCGCTACGGTGCCATCGAATATCTAGACGTATCCTACCCCGAGCATCCCGTCATCAAGCCCCTCGGCAATACCTGA